A window of Pseudophryne corroboree isolate aPseCor3 chromosome 12, aPseCor3.hap2, whole genome shotgun sequence contains these coding sequences:
- the LOC134979954 gene encoding olfactory receptor 11L1-like: protein MEELNKTIFKEFILVGFSDLHQYQILLLIVLLLMYITSVIGNFAVIALVKAGPSLHCPMYYFICVYAALEISFVSVTIPKLLANLTGSSKKISFIGCFLQLYIFNALGITECYLLAVMAFDRNLAIHYPLRYSSIMNHLFVILSVVLPFAISFIITLFPTIFTAYLKFCGPNEINHFICDLAPLQNLACSNPFISKVATSMATIFSSLTSFILIIGFYTHIIITIIKIKGMESKHKAFSTCSSHIIVVCLFYITVIIVYINPQGSQYDKFLALMYTVIVPMLNPFIYTLRNKDVKEALYKIMLLKLKD from the coding sequence ATGGAAGAATTAAACAAAACAATATTCAAGGAATTTATTCTGGTGGGATTTTCTGATCTCCACCAGTACCAAATCTTACTTCTCATTGTTTTATTACTGATGTATATTACTAGTGTCATTGGAAACTTTGCAGTCATTGCTCTTGTTAAGGCTGGACCCTCACTTCATTGTCCAATGTACTATTTTATCTGTGTATATGCAGCTTTAGAAATTTCATTTGTTTCTGTTACCATTCCCAAACTTCTAGCTAATTTAACTGGCAGTAGCAAGAAGATCTCTTTTATTGGATGCTTTCTACAGCTATACATCTTTAATGCACTTGGAATAACAGAATGCTATTTGCTTGCAGTTATGGCTTTTGACAGAAATTTGGCAATTCATTATCCTTTAAGGTACTCGTCAATTATGAACCATTTGTTTGTTATTCTTTCTGTGGTTCTTCCTTTTGCCATCAGTTTTATCATCACTTTATTTCCCACAATCTTTACAGCTTATTTAAAATTCTGTGGACCCAATGAAATAAACCATTTTATCTGTGATTTGGCCCCATTACAGAACCTGGCTTGTTCTAATCCCTTCATCAGTAAAGTAGCTACTAGCATGGCAACTATTTTTTCAAGCCTTACTTCTTTCATCCTTATTATAGGATTCTACACCCACATCATTATTACGATCATCAAAATTAAGGGCATGGAAAGTAAACACAAAGCATTCTCTACTTGCTCCTCCCATATAATAGTTGTCTGTCTCTTCTATATTACAGTCATCATTGTTTACATAAACCCACAGGGCAGCCAGTATGATAAGTTTCTTGCTCTTATGTACACGGTCATTGTTCCTATGTTGAATCCTTTCATTTATACATTAAGAAACAAGGATGTCAAGGAAGCTCTTTATAAGATAATGTTACTCAAGTTAAAAGACTGA